A window of Candidatus Vicinibacter proximus contains these coding sequences:
- a CDS encoding sigma-54-dependent Fis family transcriptional regulator, which yields MMESVQAIKQRYGIYGRSDKLNQALDTAIRVATTDLTVLIFGESGTGKEVFSKVIHNLSPRKHNQFIAVNCGAIPAGTINSELFGHEKGSFTGATSDRKGYFETVDGGTIFLDEIGEMPQDTQAFLLRVLESGEFIRVGSSKTLKSNVRVIAATNVNLLEKVRRGKFREDLYYRLNTVPIRVPSLKERREDILIFFRKFAQDFAEKYRTSPIELEDASEALIENYAWPGNIRELRNAVEQLSVLSDRKNISPNDILRIIPDIHQTNLPAIGSNEQGSDGTGYHEREILYKLLFDMKQDLNQLKTMFVQMVQANDLEMPPSMDNGMAMIPNTPPSSWPAYTNTSHADRPIIIQKNKEEFENVELVEEHLSLDEMEKDMILKALKKFNGKRKDAADELGISERTLYRKIKQFSIEI from the coding sequence ATAATGGAAAGTGTTCAGGCAATAAAACAACGATATGGAATTTATGGCCGTTCAGACAAACTGAATCAGGCACTGGACACAGCCATACGTGTAGCTACAACTGATCTCACTGTTTTGATCTTTGGAGAAAGCGGAACAGGAAAGGAAGTTTTTTCAAAAGTTATTCACAACTTAAGTCCCAGAAAACATAACCAGTTTATAGCTGTTAATTGTGGAGCAATTCCAGCAGGAACTATAAATTCTGAATTATTTGGTCATGAAAAGGGATCTTTTACAGGCGCTACTTCTGATCGTAAGGGGTATTTTGAAACTGTTGACGGAGGGACTATTTTCCTGGATGAAATTGGCGAGATGCCTCAGGATACACAGGCCTTTTTACTTAGGGTATTAGAATCAGGAGAATTCATTCGTGTTGGTTCTTCAAAAACCCTCAAATCTAATGTGAGAGTGATAGCAGCAACAAATGTAAACCTATTAGAAAAAGTACGCCGTGGAAAATTTAGGGAAGATCTATACTACAGATTAAATACCGTGCCTATAAGGGTTCCTTCACTTAAAGAAAGAAGGGAGGATATCTTAATTTTCTTTAGGAAATTTGCACAAGACTTTGCTGAAAAATACCGAACCAGTCCTATAGAACTTGAAGATGCTTCAGAGGCATTGATAGAAAATTATGCCTGGCCCGGTAACATTAGGGAACTACGAAATGCTGTGGAACAATTATCTGTTCTTTCTGATCGCAAGAATATAAGCCCAAATGATATCCTTAGGATCATTCCGGATATCCACCAGACCAATTTACCTGCCATCGGGAGTAACGAACAAGGAAGTGATGGTACAGGGTATCATGAACGTGAAATTTTGTATAAACTGCTTTTTGATATGAAGCAAGATTTGAATCAATTGAAGACCATGTTTGTCCAAATGGTGCAAGCTAATGATTTAGAAATGCCACCTTCAATGGATAATGGAATGGCTATGATTCCAAATACGCCACCCTCTTCCTGGCCAGCTTATACAAACACAAGTCATGCAGATCGGCCAATAATTATTCAGAAGAATAAGGAAGAATTTGAAAATGTGGAACTGGTAGAAGAACATTTATCTTTAGATGAAATGGAAAAAGACATGATCCTTAAAGCACTTAAGAAGTTTAATGGGAAGAGAAAGGATGCCGCTGATGAATTAGGCATTTCTGAAAGAACTTTGTATCGTAAAATCAAGCAATTTTCTATAGAAATATGA
- the secG gene encoding preprotein translocase subunit SecG: MLITLITILIAIDCVLLIGVVLIQNPKGGGVDSTFGGQSANQMFGAARSADFIEKLTWYLAAILFALCIIVAIMAGSGAEVAPSIPIPPPQ; this comes from the coding sequence ATGCTTATTACGCTGATAACCATACTGATAGCCATAGATTGTGTGCTTTTAATTGGAGTCGTATTGATCCAGAATCCAAAAGGAGGAGGGGTTGATTCTACCTTTGGTGGGCAGAGTGCTAATCAAATGTTTGGCGCGGCAAGATCTGCTGATTTTATTGAGAAACTTACCTGGTACTTGGCTGCAATTCTATTTGCTTTGTGCATAATTGTTGCTATAATGGCAGGTTCAGGAGCCGAAGTTGCTCCGTCCATACCGATTCCTCCTCCCCAGTAG
- a CDS encoding TonB-dependent receptor, giving the protein MKKLKKYLTLQTFCTNKTTSNHMKLRLLFILLTFFALGPVLMAQTKLEGTVKDRETGEPLINAAVKVFKGKDLYQGTITDFDGNYSIILDPGNYNVEASYAGNTQKIERVQINSGKVNKLDFSIASGVQLEAVEVKAYKVPIIETDKTTSDQTITAEDIKTLGTRNINAIASTVSGVSSVDGGDVSIRGARTDGTVYFLDGVRITGRAPSAVDIEQVTVIKGGLEPQYGDVTGGIIALTTKGPSSEFAGSIEGETSNYLDPYGYTFLSGNISGPIYKKNNRSILGFRLSGQYTRLKDDDPPAFGDYFAKESTIDRLSKDPVISFKGNPVTNAFFLKEGDDVEFKKYNLNDENTAYDVTGKLDIKPSQNIDLTLSGTYSDVRDRFVPGDDIIGGGNWRLLNWVNNPTNQNNTYRANLRFRHRLGRLADLSPEALANAEQNRKISVIQNAYYTIQLGYQNRTGLSQDFRHKDNFFDYGFVGQFQREWQPIFDQDLIHVGYIDRVVDYTPGTVNPAFANYNKIPVADTGNIQSYPAFNGNLSSAFSNTWGGIHTNVGSVYNRYNKFDNDLYSAQITSGFDFLPGGSKKGRHNIQFGILLEQSINRNYTVIPFNLWRYARLLQNDHITGVDSNVIIGYFKIFNPQIGDSIEVPIKRTLITPKDESKFYKSIRALQFANISLDSSQYLYADVDRFKPSDLTLDMFSAAELTEQSALGFNGFDYLGNKLKSNVKFEDFFKRDANGRQSFAVAPFSPIYAAGYLQDKFTYKDIIFRVGGRVDYYDANTKVLKDPYSLYGILGAKSFHDQKGSTKPSTIGDDFKVYLVEPGAPDVKAYRDGDQWYFSNGTAANNSLAIFGDNNLVNPAYIQPSDSLRTIRGQYFKVDESFEDYKPQINWMPRIAFSFPISDDANFFAHYDILVQRPTSDNFVSPLSYYYWDINGRTPSANGNLRPSRKVDYEVGFQQKITNSSSVVFSAYYNELRDMIQITTLSKVATVGTYNTFRNLDFGTVKGFNFTYDLRRVNNFEFNAAYTLQFADGTGSDARSQEGLTGKGINIRNIFPFNYDERHRFSFSADYRYASGKQYNGPRIGGLDILANTGVNLLLVTASGRPYSPGLNVVRYDGSGYRGSINGARLPWNFNIDFRADKYIQLTKSDAKHPLFLNVYCRVQNLLNTKNVIGLYRGSSDAADDGYLASGRGANDINSAIQTYGQENLQYFIDSYNWALLNPDFYTLPRRIYIGAIFEF; this is encoded by the coding sequence TTGAAAAAACTTAAGAAATACTTAACATTGCAGACTTTTTGTACAAACAAAACAACTTCTAACCACATGAAGCTAAGACTACTATTCATTTTACTGACATTCTTCGCGTTAGGTCCGGTCCTGATGGCCCAAACAAAACTTGAAGGAACAGTCAAAGACAGAGAAACAGGAGAACCACTTATCAATGCTGCAGTTAAGGTATTCAAAGGTAAAGACCTTTACCAAGGGACCATTACCGATTTTGATGGAAACTATAGCATAATTCTGGATCCCGGCAACTATAACGTTGAGGCCAGTTATGCTGGAAATACCCAAAAAATAGAGAGGGTACAGATAAATAGTGGAAAAGTTAACAAATTGGACTTCAGCATTGCCTCCGGAGTGCAGTTAGAAGCAGTTGAAGTAAAAGCTTATAAAGTTCCGATAATTGAAACAGACAAAACCACCAGTGATCAAACCATCACTGCGGAAGACATCAAAACGCTTGGGACACGTAACATCAATGCCATTGCCTCTACTGTATCTGGAGTATCCAGTGTGGATGGAGGAGATGTATCGATCAGAGGAGCCCGAACAGATGGAACGGTTTATTTTTTGGATGGGGTTAGGATCACAGGAAGAGCGCCCTCAGCCGTTGATATTGAACAAGTAACGGTTATTAAAGGGGGACTTGAACCGCAATACGGGGATGTTACCGGTGGGATTATTGCCTTGACAACAAAAGGCCCATCTTCAGAATTTGCCGGATCTATTGAAGGAGAAACTTCTAATTATCTGGATCCCTATGGATATACGTTTCTAAGTGGTAACATAAGTGGTCCTATATACAAAAAGAACAACCGCTCCATTCTTGGTTTCCGATTGTCCGGTCAATATACTAGATTGAAAGATGATGATCCTCCTGCTTTTGGTGACTATTTTGCGAAAGAAAGTACTATTGATCGTCTTTCTAAAGATCCGGTTATTTCTTTTAAAGGAAATCCTGTTACAAATGCCTTCTTTTTGAAAGAAGGGGATGATGTAGAATTTAAGAAGTATAATCTTAATGATGAGAATACTGCCTATGATGTTACTGGAAAACTGGATATAAAACCAAGCCAGAATATTGATTTAACACTTTCCGGAACTTATTCAGATGTTCGAGATCGTTTTGTACCAGGAGATGATATTATTGGTGGAGGTAATTGGCGCTTACTTAATTGGGTAAACAACCCTACTAACCAAAACAATACATATAGAGCTAATCTTAGATTCAGGCACAGACTTGGAAGATTGGCAGATTTGTCACCAGAGGCCCTAGCAAATGCGGAACAGAACAGAAAAATTTCTGTCATACAAAATGCTTATTATACGATTCAATTGGGTTACCAAAATAGAACAGGTTTAAGTCAGGATTTCCGTCACAAGGATAATTTCTTTGATTATGGTTTCGTGGGTCAATTTCAACGTGAATGGCAGCCAATTTTTGACCAAGATCTAATTCATGTGGGTTATATAGATCGGGTGGTAGACTATACGCCAGGAACTGTGAACCCTGCGTTTGCTAATTACAATAAAATTCCAGTAGCAGATACCGGAAATATCCAGTCTTATCCGGCATTTAACGGAAACCTAAGTTCGGCTTTTTCCAATACCTGGGGTGGGATACACACCAATGTAGGAAGTGTTTACAACCGTTACAATAAGTTTGACAATGACCTTTATTCTGCGCAAATTACGAGCGGTTTTGATTTTTTACCCGGAGGTTCAAAAAAAGGTAGACATAATATTCAGTTTGGAATACTTTTGGAACAAAGTATCAATAGAAACTACACTGTAATACCATTCAACCTATGGCGTTATGCACGCTTATTGCAAAATGACCACATCACAGGGGTAGATAGTAATGTAATAATTGGGTACTTTAAAATATTTAACCCTCAAATAGGAGATTCCATTGAAGTTCCAATTAAAAGAACTTTAATTACACCCAAAGATGAATCTAAGTTTTATAAATCCATCAGAGCACTCCAATTTGCCAACATTTCATTGGATTCATCACAATATTTATATGCGGACGTGGATCGGTTTAAACCATCAGACTTGACTCTGGACATGTTCTCAGCAGCTGAGTTGACCGAGCAAAGTGCTTTAGGTTTCAATGGCTTTGATTATTTGGGCAATAAACTAAAATCGAATGTAAAGTTTGAAGATTTCTTCAAGAGAGACGCCAATGGAAGACAGTCATTTGCAGTTGCTCCATTCTCTCCAATATATGCCGCAGGCTATCTTCAGGATAAATTTACTTATAAGGATATTATTTTTAGAGTTGGAGGTCGTGTAGATTACTATGATGCCAACACTAAAGTCTTAAAGGACCCTTACAGTCTTTATGGAATCCTTGGTGCAAAATCCTTTCATGATCAGAAGGGCTCAACAAAACCTTCCACCATTGGAGATGATTTCAAAGTTTACTTGGTTGAACCAGGAGCACCTGACGTAAAAGCTTATCGGGATGGTGACCAGTGGTATTTTTCCAATGGTACTGCAGCTAATAACTCCCTGGCTATATTCGGAGATAACAACCTTGTGAATCCGGCATATATTCAACCATCAGATAGTCTCAGGACCATTCGTGGTCAGTATTTTAAAGTTGATGAATCCTTTGAAGATTACAAACCACAAATCAATTGGATGCCTCGTATTGCATTCTCTTTTCCAATTTCTGATGATGCCAACTTTTTTGCGCATTATGATATTTTGGTTCAGAGACCAACATCTGACAATTTTGTATCTCCTTTATCATATTATTATTGGGATATAAATGGTAGAACGCCAAGTGCAAACGGAAATCTGAGGCCATCTAGGAAAGTTGATTATGAGGTTGGATTTCAACAAAAAATTACAAATTCCTCTTCTGTGGTGTTTTCAGCTTATTACAATGAGTTGAGAGATATGATTCAGATTACTACGCTAAGTAAAGTTGCTACAGTAGGAACCTATAATACATTTAGAAATCTAGATTTTGGAACCGTAAAAGGATTCAACTTCACTTATGATTTACGTAGAGTGAATAATTTTGAATTCAACGCGGCGTATACTTTACAATTTGCAGATGGAACAGGATCAGATGCTCGCTCTCAAGAAGGCTTGACAGGAAAAGGTATCAACATCAGAAATATATTCCCTTTTAATTATGATGAGAGACATCGATTCTCATTTAGTGCGGATTACAGGTATGCTTCTGGCAAACAGTACAACGGTCCTAGAATAGGAGGTCTTGATATCTTAGCCAATACTGGGGTTAACCTACTTTTGGTTACTGCTTCTGGACGGCCATATTCACCGGGTTTGAACGTGGTCAGATATGATGGTTCAGGTTATAGAGGATCTATTAATGGAGCCAGACTCCCTTGGAATTTCAACATTGACTTCCGCGCTGATAAGTATATTCAACTAACCAAATCGGATGCAAAGCATCCTTTGTTTTTGAATGTTTATTGTAGGGTGCAAAATTTGTTGAATACAAAAAATGTAATAGGATTATATAGAGGTTCTTCCGATGCAGCAGATGATGGATATTTGGCTTCCGGAAGGGGGGCAAATGATATTAATTCTGCCATCCAAACTTATGGACAGGAAAACCTTCAGTATTTTATTGATTCTTACAATTGGGCTTTGTTAAATCCTGACTTTTATACCTTACCGAGGAGGATTTACATAGGAGCCATTTTTGAATTTTAA